CTCCTTGAGCCATGGCTGGGTCCAGATCTTGACGGTGCAATCCTTCTTGTCCGATCCATTGTCCAATTCCACCTGGTACGTATAGAGAGTACCAGCAACAACTTGGCTCGTCACAGTGGTCACATTAACAGCTCTGAAAGCGGACAAATATTCTAGCCATGGAATTCAATTAAAGCACATTTATCTCACTTGTAGGTGGGTCCATCTCCAGTTGCGAGCTGCGACAAGGTGGTGTCCAGCAGTGTAAGAGCCTGCTCTTTCCTCTCTCCGCTCAATTGTGTGTGGCCGCCGACAATAGGTGCCTCATCGGCTAAAGCCAAGGCACCAGAGCCCACGACCATGAGTCCCAAGAGTGTAAGCATTTTCATTCCGTTCATATTTCAGATGTGTACAGCTCGACGGTTGAGAGAAAACTGATCGCTCAGTCGGCGAGCGTGATCCAATTTATA
This region of Drosophila miranda strain MSH22 chromosome 2, D.miranda_PacBio2.1, whole genome shotgun sequence genomic DNA includes:
- the LOC108156154 gene encoding cystatin-like protein — protein: MNGMKMLTLLGLMVVGSGALALADEAPIVGGHTQLSGERKEQALTLLDTTLSQLATGDGPTYKAVNVTTVTSQVVAGTLYTYQVELDNGSDKKDCTVKIWTQPWLKENGTNIKIKCEGDDGELDRTW